One segment of Pleomorphomonas sp. PLEO DNA contains the following:
- a CDS encoding DUF4198 domain-containing protein: MRTLLATAAFIALTSPAFAHFQEILPSADVLPEGGKVTVSLVFTHPMERGPTMDMVKPVRVGVVTAKGVEDISSTLIEAPVDSKQAWRFERDVGEPGAEVLFVEPKPYWEPAENKYIIHYAKVVVDGYASGEGWDRLVGLPVEIAPLVRPTGLWTGNLFRGVVLKDGQPVPGAEVEVEWVNDGSVTPPNEAFITQVIKADDRGVFAYAMPRAGWWGFAALIDGPEAQSPDGKPAATELGALMWVKATDMGEAK, from the coding sequence ATGCGTACGCTCCTTGCCACCGCCGCCTTCATCGCCCTCACCTCGCCCGCCTTCGCCCACTTCCAGGAAATCCTGCCGTCGGCGGACGTGCTGCCCGAGGGCGGCAAAGTCACTGTCAGCCTGGTCTTCACCCACCCGATGGAGCGCGGACCGACCATGGATATGGTCAAGCCCGTGCGGGTTGGTGTGGTCACGGCAAAAGGCGTCGAGGACATTTCGAGCACGCTGATCGAGGCTCCGGTCGACAGCAAGCAGGCTTGGCGCTTCGAGCGCGATGTCGGCGAACCGGGTGCCGAGGTGCTCTTCGTCGAGCCCAAACCCTATTGGGAGCCGGCGGAGAACAAGTACATCATCCACTATGCCAAGGTGGTCGTGGACGGTTACGCCTCCGGCGAAGGCTGGGATCGGCTCGTCGGCCTGCCCGTCGAGATTGCGCCGCTGGTTCGACCGACCGGCCTGTGGACCGGTAACCTATTCCGCGGGGTCGTGCTCAAGGACGGACAGCCGGTGCCCGGCGCCGAGGTCGAGGTGGAGTGGGTGAACGATGGATCGGTGACACCGCCCAACGAAGCCTTCATCACCCAGGTGATCAAGGCCGACGATAGAGGCGTCTTCGCCTATGCCATGCCGAGGGCGGGATGGTGGGGCTTTGCCGCGCTGATCGACGGCCCAGAGGCCCAGTCGCCGGATGGCAAGCCAGCCGCCACCGAACTCGGCGCGCTGATGTGGGTGAAGGCGACCGATATGGGTGAAGCGAAGTGA
- the cbiQ gene encoding cobalt ECF transporter T component CbiQ — protein MATDTADAGARVSPLDKLDTRTRIAAAVTLVLVLVSLRAWTLLGMAILLGILLTTLAGLSPRQMVRRLLHVEGFLLILFVALPLTTRLPPFVAIGPISLSLPGLERAVTLALRITAAALVVLPLIAGLTPIRLGHALGRFGLPPRLVQVFLFSIRYIELLRAEARRLNDAMRLRGFVPGTNLHTLKTYGHFIGQLLVRAVERAERVNEAMRCRGFAGRFPLVTLERFGTVDIGAAGLTVLLACTLLVMDRL, from the coding sequence ATGGCGACTGACACGGCCGACGCCGGTGCCCGCGTATCGCCTCTCGACAAGCTCGACACGCGCACGCGCATCGCCGCCGCTGTAACGCTCGTGCTGGTGCTTGTCAGCCTCAGGGCCTGGACATTGCTCGGTATGGCGATCCTTCTCGGCATCCTGCTCACGACGCTCGCCGGCCTATCCCCACGGCAGATGGTCCGCCGCCTGTTGCATGTCGAGGGCTTCCTGCTGATCCTGTTCGTCGCACTGCCGCTGACGACACGGCTTCCGCCTTTTGTGGCGATAGGGCCAATCAGCCTGTCCCTGCCCGGTCTTGAGCGGGCGGTAACACTGGCTCTCCGCATTACGGCGGCGGCGCTCGTCGTATTGCCACTCATCGCCGGCCTGACACCGATCCGCCTCGGTCACGCGCTCGGCCGGTTTGGTCTGCCGCCGCGCCTCGTCCAGGTCTTTCTGTTCTCCATCCGCTATATCGAACTGCTGCGCGCGGAAGCGCGGCGCCTCAATGACGCCATGCGGCTGCGCGGCTTTGTGCCGGGCACCAACCTTCATACCCTTAAAACCTACGGCCACTTTATCGGCCAACTGCTGGTGCGCGCCGTCGAGCGCGCCGAACGGGTGAACGAAGCGATGCGCTGCCGGGGCTTCGCGGGGCGGTTTCCGCTTGTTACCCTGGAGCGGTTCGGCACTGTCGACATTGGCGCCGCCGGGCTGACCGTGCTCCTTGCCTGCACTCTCCTCGTGATGGATCGCCTTTGA
- the cbiM gene encoding cobalt transporter CbiM yields MAHIPDGVLSLPVLVAGTLAGAAGLALGVRQLGDRDIPRTALLAAVFFIASSLAFPLGPTSVHLLLGGLIGLMLGWKAFPAIFVGLLLQALLFGFGGLTTLGVDLVNMALPGVALAATIRPFIRAHHPARSAALAGAVAALSVIVTAGLVGVEIALSEPAFSPAVGLMAAAYLPLAAIEAVVTAFVTLYLLKVKPEMIGASAFIGSSS; encoded by the coding sequence GTGGCACACATTCCCGACGGCGTCCTATCGTTGCCGGTGCTCGTCGCCGGCACTCTGGCTGGCGCGGCAGGCCTTGCGCTCGGCGTCCGCCAGTTAGGCGACCGTGATATTCCGCGCACGGCGCTGCTTGCCGCCGTGTTCTTTATCGCTTCGTCACTGGCCTTCCCGCTCGGGCCGACTTCCGTCCACCTGCTGCTCGGCGGCCTCATCGGTCTCATGCTCGGCTGGAAGGCGTTTCCGGCAATCTTCGTCGGCCTGCTGCTGCAGGCCCTTTTGTTCGGCTTCGGTGGACTGACGACGCTGGGTGTCGACCTGGTCAACATGGCGCTGCCGGGTGTGGCTCTGGCCGCCACTATTCGACCATTCATCCGGGCTCACCATCCTGCCCGGTCGGCGGCGCTCGCCGGCGCCGTGGCGGCGCTCTCGGTGATCGTCACCGCCGGACTGGTCGGTGTGGAGATTGCGTTGTCGGAGCCAGCCTTCTCGCCCGCTGTCGGCTTGATGGCAGCCGCTTATCTGCCGCTCGCGGCCATAGAGGCCGTGGTGACCGCCTTCGTGACGCTCTATCTTCTCAAGGTCAAACCCGAGATGATCGGGGCGTCCGCTTTCATCGGATCCTCCTCGTGA
- a CDS encoding formate/nitrite transporter family protein, with amino-acid sequence MADNVPGQANTILGLDAYAPAEIQEKVEKLGVKKARMPMLASLSLAVVAGGSIGLGALFFGIVLADPTLGFAAQRLLGGLVFTLGLALVMIGGAELFTGNCLIVMAWANRQLGTGEVLRNWAIIWFGNLLGALGLVFLVYMAHTAALNNDAFGNGMIKLAAGKVAPDAVTIFFKGVLCNILVCLAVWLSYAGRSVTDKLFGMVLPVTAFIAAGFEHCVANMFILPYAWVLVQTGHAPEGVDVSVLTFGAIIHNLIPATLGNIVGGAGFVGGLYWLVYRKALGGLTPLSTKEQHQMQGRSSRNG; translated from the coding sequence ATGGCGGACAATGTGCCCGGACAGGCCAACACAATCCTTGGCCTCGATGCCTACGCACCGGCCGAGATCCAGGAGAAGGTCGAAAAGCTAGGCGTCAAGAAGGCGCGCATGCCGATGCTCGCCAGCTTGTCGTTGGCGGTCGTTGCCGGCGGATCGATCGGCCTCGGCGCGCTGTTCTTCGGCATTGTGCTGGCCGACCCAACGCTCGGCTTTGCAGCTCAGCGCCTGCTTGGTGGTCTCGTCTTCACCCTCGGTCTGGCGCTGGTGATGATTGGCGGCGCGGAGCTGTTTACCGGCAACTGCCTGATCGTCATGGCCTGGGCCAACCGTCAGCTCGGCACCGGCGAAGTGCTCCGCAACTGGGCAATCATCTGGTTCGGCAACCTTCTGGGCGCGCTCGGCCTCGTCTTCCTCGTCTATATGGCTCACACGGCGGCGCTCAACAACGACGCCTTCGGCAACGGCATGATCAAGCTCGCCGCCGGCAAGGTGGCACCCGATGCCGTGACCATCTTTTTCAAGGGCGTGCTCTGCAATATCCTGGTCTGTCTCGCCGTCTGGCTCAGCTATGCCGGTCGCTCGGTGACCGACAAGCTGTTCGGCATGGTACTGCCGGTTACCGCCTTCATCGCCGCCGGTTTCGAGCACTGCGTCGCCAACATGTTCATTCTGCCCTACGCCTGGGTGTTGGTTCAGACCGGCCACGCCCCCGAGGGCGTCGACGTGTCGGTGCTGACCTTTGGTGCGATCATTCACAACCTCATACCCGCCACGCTTGGCAATATCGTTGGCGGCGCCGGATTCGTCGGCGGCCTCTACTGGCTGGTCTATCGCAAGGCTCTGGGCGGGTTGACGCCGCTCTCCACCAAAGAACAGCACCAAATGCAGGGCAGATCTTCCAGGAATGGATAA
- a CDS encoding LacI family DNA-binding transcriptional regulator — protein sequence MAVSIKDVAQRAGVSVATVSRVFSNGPVSPELRERVEKAIAVTGYRPNLSARRLRSQHSQTIGLMVADIRSPFFTSLSRVVEDEAYRNGMRVILCNTDESAEREAMYLRLMEEERVTGLIWAPTRGSLERLADDDLPFPAVLVDRGGPVGRHDSVVLDNYQATVTLVHHLHTIGRSHIVGLFGNTSSTAVDRHLGYLSATASLGLSSEAFFVAPNAEAAEREILKVFSRPDRPDGVIASSNAMLLGVVKAMRRLELKTPDDVAIAGFDNETWSELVGPGLTVIEQPVGDIGRMAMTLLFDRMKTPKAPARKVTLSGKLIVRGSTAPVTGLVDEPVD from the coding sequence ATGGCTGTTAGTATCAAGGACGTGGCCCAGCGGGCCGGTGTGTCGGTGGCTACCGTGTCACGCGTGTTCAGCAACGGTCCGGTCAGCCCGGAGCTGCGCGAGCGGGTGGAAAAAGCTATCGCCGTCACCGGCTACCGACCCAACCTTTCGGCCCGTCGGCTGCGCTCGCAGCACTCCCAGACCATCGGTCTCATGGTGGCCGACATTCGCAGCCCGTTCTTCACCTCGCTGAGCCGGGTGGTCGAGGACGAGGCCTATCGCAACGGCATGCGCGTCATCCTCTGCAATACCGACGAGAGCGCCGAGCGCGAGGCGATGTATCTGCGCCTGATGGAGGAGGAGCGGGTCACCGGCCTAATCTGGGCGCCGACTCGCGGTAGCCTCGAACGATTGGCCGACGATGATCTGCCGTTTCCGGCGGTACTGGTGGATCGTGGCGGGCCGGTCGGGCGCCATGACAGCGTCGTGCTCGATAATTATCAGGCGACGGTGACCCTGGTCCATCACCTCCATACCATCGGCCGCAGCCATATCGTCGGCCTGTTCGGCAACACCTCGTCGACGGCGGTTGACCGCCATCTCGGCTATCTCTCAGCCACGGCATCGCTTGGCCTGTCGTCGGAAGCCTTTTTCGTCGCCCCCAATGCCGAAGCGGCTGAGCGCGAGATCCTCAAGGTGTTTTCTCGCCCCGACCGTCCGGATGGCGTCATCGCCTCGAGCAACGCCATGCTGCTCGGCGTCGTCAAGGCCATGCGGCGACTGGAGCTGAAGACCCCCGACGACGTGGCCATCGCAGGCTTCGACAACGAGACCTGGTCGGAGTTGGTTGGACCGGGCCTTACCGTCATCGAACAGCCGGTCGGCGACATCGGCCGCATGGCGATGACGCTGCTGTTCGATCGCATGAAGACGCCCAAGGCTCCGGCCCGCAAGGTCACGCTGTCCGGCAAGCTGATCGTGCGCGGCTCGACGGCGCCGGTGACTGGCCTCGTCGACGAGCCGGTGGATTAA
- a CDS encoding cobalamin biosynthesis protein CbiM, translated as MLLVIRRLAPAIAALLFLALPAEAHRLKLFAQVTGATISGYGFYIGGGRPQGADLVVATPDGKEVSRLKTGEDGGFSFTPPSPGRFHLKLAAGDGHFAELDISTDGIPAAAAAVTATSSAAAVPTDLDARIAQAVDAAVARQIKPLLEAYDAAEGRVRFNDLLGGLGWIVGLAGLWAWFRSRRSGHGD; from the coding sequence ATCCTCCTCGTGATCCGCCGCCTCGCCCCTGCCATCGCCGCCCTGCTCTTCCTCGCCTTGCCGGCCGAGGCACACCGTCTCAAGCTTTTCGCGCAAGTCACCGGAGCAACCATTTCCGGCTACGGATTCTATATCGGCGGTGGCCGTCCGCAGGGCGCCGACCTGGTCGTTGCGACGCCGGATGGCAAAGAGGTGAGCCGTCTCAAGACCGGCGAGGATGGTGGCTTCAGCTTTACGCCGCCATCGCCCGGCCGCTTCCACCTGAAGCTGGCCGCGGGAGATGGTCATTTTGCCGAACTGGATATTTCGACCGACGGAATACCAGCCGCCGCGGCGGCCGTTACGGCGACATCATCGGCGGCGGCCGTTCCGACCGACCTCGATGCCCGCATTGCTCAAGCGGTCGACGCAGCGGTGGCGCGTCAGATCAAGCCGCTGCTCGAAGCTTATGATGCCGCCGAAGGCCGTGTGCGTTTCAACGACCTCCTCGGTGGCCTTGGCTGGATCGTTGGTCTTGCCGGCCTCTGGGCCTGGTTCCGCTCGCGACGGAGCGGACATGGCGACTGA
- a CDS encoding energy-coupling factor ABC transporter ATP-binding protein, whose translation MTALLDLSGLSVRRGGRLVLDRIDLRLESGERLALAGANGAGKTTLLRALVGLEALDAGEIVAFGRPRRDEHDFRDLRQRVGFLFQDSDDQLFAPTVIEDVAFGPLNLGFTPAQAIERARKVLADLDLLSLEQRVTHHLSGGEKRLVALAGVLAMDPDVLLLDEPTNALDEAHLARLTAILTELPVAMILVSHDAHFLASLSTRAVLLEGGQLKPAVAHRHQHRHDHVHFHPIDED comes from the coding sequence ATGACCGCACTCCTGGATCTTTCCGGTCTCAGCGTCCGGCGTGGTGGCCGGCTGGTGCTCGACCGGATCGACCTTCGGCTCGAAAGCGGTGAGCGGCTGGCGCTGGCAGGCGCCAACGGAGCAGGAAAAACCACCTTGCTGCGCGCCTTGGTCGGGCTGGAAGCGCTTGACGCCGGCGAAATCGTCGCCTTCGGCCGCCCTCGGCGCGATGAGCATGACTTCCGCGACCTACGCCAACGGGTCGGCTTCCTGTTTCAGGATTCCGACGACCAGTTGTTCGCGCCTACAGTAATCGAGGACGTCGCCTTCGGCCCGCTCAACCTCGGCTTCACGCCGGCCCAGGCGATCGAACGGGCGCGCAAGGTGCTCGCCGATCTCGACCTGCTGTCGCTTGAACAGCGTGTCACCCATCATCTTTCCGGCGGCGAAAAGCGGTTGGTAGCGCTGGCCGGCGTGCTGGCCATGGATCCGGATGTCCTGCTGCTCGACGAGCCGACCAACGCGCTCGACGAAGCACACCTCGCCCGTCTCACCGCCATTCTCACCGAACTACCTGTGGCGATGATCCTGGTGTCGCATGACGCGCATTTCCTCGCGAGCCTGTCGACACGGGCGGTGCTGCTTGAAGGCGGACAGCTGAAGCCGGCGGTGGCACATCGGCATCAGCACCGGCACGACCATGTGCATTTTCATCCGATCGATGAAGATTAA
- the adhE gene encoding bifunctional acetaldehyde-CoA/alcohol dehydrogenase: MPINSPADLDALVSRVKRAQQIYATFSQEQVDLIFRQAAFAAASARIPLAMQAFEETGMGVVEDKVIKNHFASEYIYNKYKDEKTCGVLEEDELGGTITIAEPIGLICGIVPTTNPTSTAIFKALISLKTRNGIVFSPHPRAKKSTCAAAKLVLDAAVAAGAPADIIGWIDTPSVELSNALMRHPDVNLILATGGPAMVKAAYSSGKPAIGVGAGNAPVVIDEYGDIKRAVASILMSKTFDNGMICASEQAVIAVDSVYDAVRERFHSHGGYILSGNELGAVRNVVFPGGHLSPDVVGQSAIKIAASAGITVPNDTKILIGEVESVDESEPFAHEKLSPTLALYRRPDFESAVDAAAALVVLGGIGHTSVLYTDQDSHKERVSRFGDRMKTARVLINSPAALGGIGDLYNFNLAPSLTLGCGSWGGNSISDNVGPKHLINRKTVAKRAENMLWHKLPKSIYFRRGAIAEAFKDLEGKKRALVVTDRFLFINGYADGVIELLKKHGMDVETYHDVEADPTLTAVRKGTERAVSFKPDVIVAFGGGSAMDAAKIMWVMYEHPEVHFEDLALRFMDIRKRIYKFPKLGVKAELVAIPTTSGTGSEVTPFAVVTDDATGMKYPLADYELTPNMAIIDANFVMNMPKSLTAFGGIDAVTHALEAYASVLANEYSDGQALQALKLLKEYLPASYKEGANDPIAREKVHNGATIAGIAFANAFLGVCHSMAHKLGAAFHIPHGLANALLISNVIRYNANNNPTKQTAFSQYDRPKARARYGEIAQHLGLGGERTQQRVENLIAWVEELKKQLDIPASIQAAGVSETDFLAKVDKIAVEAFDDQCTGANPRFPLISELKQILLDSYYGRAYDEASEHAETEEAAQPVAAMKPSKGKKAAE, from the coding sequence ATGCCAATCAATAGCCCGGCAGATCTCGACGCGCTGGTTTCCCGCGTTAAGCGCGCCCAGCAGATCTATGCGACGTTCTCCCAGGAGCAGGTCGACCTGATCTTCCGTCAGGCAGCCTTCGCCGCCGCCTCCGCCCGTATCCCGCTCGCCATGCAGGCGTTCGAGGAAACCGGCATGGGCGTGGTGGAAGACAAGGTCATCAAGAACCACTTCGCTTCCGAGTACATCTACAACAAGTACAAGGACGAAAAGACCTGCGGCGTGCTCGAAGAGGATGAGCTAGGCGGCACCATCACCATTGCCGAGCCGATCGGTTTGATCTGCGGCATTGTGCCGACCACCAACCCGACGTCGACCGCCATCTTCAAGGCGCTGATCAGCCTGAAGACCCGCAACGGCATCGTCTTCTCTCCGCATCCGCGCGCCAAGAAGTCGACCTGCGCCGCCGCAAAGCTGGTGCTTGACGCCGCCGTCGCCGCCGGCGCCCCGGCCGACATCATCGGCTGGATCGACACCCCGTCGGTCGAGCTGTCCAACGCCCTGATGCGTCACCCCGACGTCAACCTGATCCTGGCCACCGGTGGCCCGGCCATGGTGAAAGCGGCTTACTCCTCCGGCAAGCCCGCCATCGGCGTCGGCGCCGGTAATGCCCCGGTCGTCATTGACGAGTACGGCGACATCAAGCGTGCTGTCGCCTCGATCCTGATGTCCAAGACCTTCGACAATGGCATGATCTGCGCCTCCGAGCAGGCGGTGATTGCCGTCGACAGCGTCTATGACGCGGTGCGCGAGCGCTTCCACAGCCACGGCGGCTACATCCTCAGCGGCAACGAGTTGGGCGCGGTGCGCAACGTCGTATTCCCCGGCGGCCACCTCTCCCCCGATGTCGTCGGCCAGTCTGCCATCAAGATCGCCGCTTCCGCCGGCATCACCGTGCCGAACGACACCAAGATCCTGATCGGTGAGGTTGAAAGCGTCGACGAGAGCGAGCCGTTCGCCCACGAGAAGCTGTCGCCGACACTGGCCCTCTACCGGCGTCCGGACTTCGAGTCCGCCGTCGACGCCGCCGCGGCCCTCGTCGTCCTCGGTGGTATCGGCCACACCTCGGTGCTGTATACCGACCAGGACAGCCACAAGGAGCGCGTCTCCCGGTTTGGCGACAGGATGAAGACGGCCCGCGTCCTGATCAACTCACCGGCCGCCCTCGGCGGCATCGGCGACCTTTACAACTTCAACCTGGCACCGTCTCTGACGCTGGGTTGCGGCAGCTGGGGTGGTAATTCGATCTCCGACAACGTCGGCCCGAAGCACCTCATCAATCGCAAGACCGTCGCGAAGCGAGCCGAAAACATGCTCTGGCACAAGCTCCCCAAGTCCATCTACTTCCGCCGCGGCGCCATCGCCGAAGCGTTCAAGGACCTCGAGGGCAAGAAGCGCGCGCTGGTGGTTACCGACCGCTTCCTGTTCATCAACGGCTATGCCGATGGCGTCATTGAGCTCCTGAAGAAGCACGGCATGGACGTCGAGACCTATCATGACGTCGAGGCCGATCCGACGCTCACGGCCGTCCGCAAGGGCACCGAGCGCGCCGTATCCTTCAAGCCGGACGTGATCGTCGCCTTCGGCGGCGGCTCGGCCATGGACGCGGCCAAGATCATGTGGGTGATGTACGAGCATCCGGAAGTCCACTTCGAGGACCTCGCGCTGCGCTTCATGGACATCCGCAAGCGCATCTACAAGTTCCCCAAGCTGGGTGTTAAGGCCGAGCTGGTCGCTATCCCGACCACCTCCGGCACCGGTTCGGAAGTGACGCCGTTCGCCGTCGTCACCGATGACGCCACCGGCATGAAGTACCCGCTCGCCGACTACGAGCTGACCCCGAACATGGCGATCATCGACGCCAACTTCGTCATGAACATGCCGAAGTCGCTGACCGCCTTCGGTGGCATCGATGCCGTCACCCATGCTCTGGAGGCCTACGCTTCGGTCCTGGCCAACGAGTATTCCGACGGCCAGGCTCTGCAGGCGCTGAAGCTGCTCAAGGAGTATCTGCCGGCGTCCTACAAGGAAGGTGCCAACGATCCGATCGCCCGCGAGAAGGTGCACAACGGCGCCACCATCGCCGGCATCGCTTTCGCCAACGCTTTCCTGGGTGTCTGCCACTCCATGGCCCACAAGCTCGGCGCGGCCTTCCACATCCCGCACGGCCTTGCCAACGCCCTGCTGATCTCCAACGTGATCCGCTACAACGCCAACAACAACCCGACCAAGCAGACGGCCTTTTCCCAGTATGACCGCCCGAAGGCTCGGGCTCGTTATGGCGAGATCGCCCAGCACCTTGGTCTCGGCGGCGAGCGGACGCAGCAGCGTGTCGAAAACCTGATCGCCTGGGTCGAAGAGCTGAAGAAGCAGCTCGACATTCCCGCCTCCATCCAGGCGGCCGGCGTGTCGGAGACCGACTTCCTCGCCAAGGTCGACAAGATCGCCGTCGAGGCCTTCGATGACCAGTGCACCGGCGCCAACCCGCGCTTCCCGCTGATCTCGGAGCTGAAGCAGATCCTGCTCGATAGCTACTACGGCCGTGCCTATGACGAGGCGTCCGAACACGCCGAGACGGAGGAGGCGGCTCAGCCTGTCGCGGCGATGAAGCCTTCCAAAGGTAAGAAAGCCGCGGAATAA
- the gap gene encoding type I glyceraldehyde-3-phosphate dehydrogenase: protein MVVKVAINGFGRIGRNVLRAIVESGRNDIEVVGINDLGPVETNAHLIRFDSVHGRFPHEVTTGADWIDVGTGKIKVTAIKDPTTLPWKELGVDVALECTGIFTAKDKASMHLTAGAKRVLVSAPADGADLTVVYGVNHDKITKDHIVLSNASCTTNCLSPVAKVLNDVIGIDTGFMTTIHSYTGDQPTLDTLHKDLYRGRAAALSMIPTSTGAAKAVGLVLPELKGRLDGVAIRVPTPNVSVVDLVFNAKRATSVAEINEAIKAAATSGPLKGVLGFTDQPNVSSDFNHDPRSSIFHMDQTKVMNGTLVRILSWYDNEWGFSNRMADTSVAIGKTL from the coding sequence ATGGTAGTAAAGGTCGCCATCAACGGCTTTGGTCGTATCGGTCGTAACGTTCTGCGCGCGATCGTCGAGTCCGGCCGCAATGACATCGAGGTTGTTGGCATCAACGATCTCGGCCCGGTCGAGACCAACGCCCACCTGATCCGCTTCGACAGCGTTCACGGCCGTTTCCCGCACGAAGTGACGACGGGCGCCGACTGGATCGACGTCGGCACCGGCAAGATCAAGGTCACCGCCATCAAGGACCCGACCACGCTGCCGTGGAAGGAACTGGGTGTTGACGTCGCCCTCGAGTGCACCGGCATCTTCACCGCCAAGGACAAGGCGTCGATGCATCTGACGGCCGGCGCCAAGCGCGTGCTGGTTTCGGCCCCGGCCGATGGCGCCGACCTGACGGTCGTCTACGGCGTCAACCACGACAAGATCACCAAGGACCACATCGTCCTGTCGAACGCCTCGTGCACGACCAACTGCCTCAGCCCGGTCGCCAAGGTGCTGAACGACGTCATCGGTATCGATACCGGCTTCATGACGACGATCCACAGCTACACCGGCGACCAGCCGACGCTCGACACGCTGCACAAGGATCTCTATCGCGGCCGCGCCGCTGCCCTGTCGATGATCCCGACCTCGACCGGCGCCGCCAAGGCCGTCGGCCTGGTGCTGCCCGAGCTCAAGGGCAGGCTCGATGGCGTTGCCATCCGCGTGCCGACCCCCAACGTGTCGGTCGTCGACCTGGTCTTCAACGCCAAGCGCGCCACCTCGGTCGCCGAGATCAACGAGGCCATCAAGGCCGCCGCGACCTCTGGCCCGCTCAAGGGCGTGCTCGGCTTCACCGATCAGCCGAACGTGTCGTCGGACTTCAACCACGACCCGCGCTCGTCGATCTTCCACATGGATCAGACCAAGGTCATGAACGGCACCCTCGTGCGTATCCTTTCCTGGTACGACAACGAGTGGGGCTTCTCCAACCGCATGGCCGACACCTCGGTCGCCATCGGCAAGACCCTCTGA
- the pyk gene encoding pyruvate kinase produces the protein MSAPASSQTGTNPKIRRRQTKVVATLGPASGTIEVIRELVAAGADVFRLNFSHGAHDEHRARFDMLRQVEAETGRPIAVMADLQGPKLRISTFTDGSIDLVEGQTFRLDLSAEPGDTTRVGLPHPEIFAALQPNTDVLLDDGRVRLHVVSCANDHAITTVVSGRALSNRKGVNVPDVVLPLSALTPKDRKDLTFALKLGVDWIALSFVQRPEDLIEARALIGDRAALLAKIEKPQAIDSLSAIIELADGVMVARGDLGVEMRPEDVPTLQKRIVREARQAGKPVIVATQMLESMVTSPAPTRAEASDVATAVFDGADAVMLSAETAAGAYPVAAVAIMDSIAQRVEHDPLYRQIIEAQRLPFGAETSSDAITHAANQIASALGAKAIITYTATGSTTLRVTRERPGVPVLCVTPDLIKTRKLMLAYGVLVIPSPPFRRFQDKVNTGVALASDLGIAKFGDTLVVTAGEGVPGSTNVLRIVTVGEAAF, from the coding sequence ATGAGCGCGCCGGCATCCTCGCAAACGGGCACCAATCCCAAGATCCGCCGGCGTCAAACCAAGGTGGTCGCCACCCTGGGGCCGGCCTCCGGCACCATCGAAGTGATCCGCGAATTGGTCGCAGCCGGCGCCGACGTGTTCCGTCTCAATTTCAGCCACGGCGCGCATGACGAACATCGCGCCCGTTTCGACATGCTGCGGCAGGTGGAAGCCGAGACCGGCCGCCCAATCGCCGTCATGGCCGATCTGCAAGGTCCGAAGCTGCGCATTTCAACCTTCACCGACGGATCGATCGATCTTGTCGAAGGCCAGACCTTCCGACTCGATCTCTCCGCCGAGCCCGGCGACACCACTCGCGTTGGCCTGCCGCATCCCGAGATCTTCGCCGCCCTCCAGCCCAACACCGACGTGCTGCTCGACGACGGCCGCGTCCGCCTGCATGTCGTGAGCTGCGCCAACGATCACGCAATCACCACGGTGGTCAGCGGTCGCGCCCTCTCCAACCGCAAGGGCGTCAACGTGCCGGACGTGGTGCTGCCACTCTCCGCACTGACGCCAAAGGATCGCAAAGACCTTACTTTTGCGCTGAAACTCGGCGTGGACTGGATCGCGCTTTCTTTCGTCCAGCGGCCGGAGGATCTCATCGAGGCCCGTGCGTTGATCGGTGACCGCGCGGCGCTGCTTGCCAAGATCGAAAAGCCGCAGGCCATCGACAGTCTGAGCGCCATTATCGAACTCGCCGACGGCGTCATGGTGGCGCGCGGCGATCTCGGTGTCGAGATGCGCCCGGAGGACGTGCCGACGCTGCAGAAGCGCATCGTCCGCGAGGCGCGCCAGGCCGGCAAGCCGGTCATCGTCGCCACGCAGATGCTGGAATCGATGGTGACCAGCCCGGCGCCCACCCGGGCCGAGGCTTCCGACGTCGCCACCGCGGTATTCGACGGTGCCGACGCGGTCATGTTGTCAGCTGAAACGGCCGCTGGTGCTTACCCCGTGGCCGCCGTGGCGATCATGGACAGCATTGCCCAACGCGTCGAACATGACCCTTTGTACCGCCAAATCATCGAAGCGCAGCGCCTGCCCTTCGGCGCCGAAACTTCTTCGGACGCCATCACCCACGCTGCCAATCAGATCGCCAGCGCCCTCGGTGCCAAGGCTATCATCACCTACACTGCCACCGGCTCGACGACATTGCGCGTTACCCGCGAGCGGCCGGGCGTGCCAGTGCTCTGCGTGACGCCAGACCTCATCAAGACTCGTAAGCTGATGCTCGCCTATGGCGTGCTGGTCATCCCGAGCCCGCCGTTCCGTCGTTTCCAGGACAAAGTGAACACGGGTGTTGCACTGGCCAGTGACCTCGGCATTGCCAAGTTCGGCGATACGCTGGTGGTGACCGCCGGCGAAGGCGTGCCAGGTTCAACAAACGTGTTGCGCATCGTCACCGTCGGCGAGGCGGCTTTCTGA